A portion of the Meleagris gallopavo isolate NT-WF06-2002-E0010 breed Aviagen turkey brand Nicholas breeding stock chromosome 16, Turkey_5.1, whole genome shotgun sequence genome contains these proteins:
- the LOC109370163 gene encoding uncharacterized protein LOC109370163: MAAMLSFPSCPSGRFQRKSCISSENCQGEKQNRSRSAIHRCKRSHLINAPFAAVCLGCRLPGLAAQSNQERLPISPWSRKEQQKAKAEMSAFGVLRPPLVMELLQFWCCLCSTARNEVCGWPEPPVGCFSTGVPQWGCSKPLLLAVSVPAQLPAIAAHRGTPWSAAAGSRRLLSVGDGFVCSSLPTAEPRLEITEQSSTLWDRPPSVAGLPSAWVQPRGFGEWQQHCGTHSIAVLSSGLSPHPLLSSKGHNHCPQNAVRNYLYGAFPESPIKPTGRSNCSYPPWLLIAQSHAGPRAAHKVRPGFQFIQFNTCETRYISF; this comes from the exons ATGGCCGCAATGTTATCCTTTCCCTCCTGCCCCTCAGGAAGGTTTCAAAGAAAATCATGTATTTCATCCGAAAATTGTcagggggaaaaacaaaaccgCTCCCGATCAGCCATCCATCGCTGCAAGCGAAGCCATTTAATTAACGCTCCTTTTGCGGCTGTTTGTCTTGGCTGCCGGCTACCTGGGCTGGCAGCTCAGAGCAACCAGGAACGGTTACCGATATCCCCCTGGAGcagaaaagagcagcagaaagccAAAGCAGAAATGTCGGCCTTTGGTGTTCTGCGCCCACCCCTCGTTATG GAACTGCTGCAGTTCTGGTGCTGCCTCTGCTCCACAGCCAGAAATGAAGTCTGTGGTTGGCCAGAGCCACCAGTAGGGTGCTTCAGCACGGGGGTGCCCCAGTGGGGTTGCAGCAAACCCCTCCTTCTGGCTGTCTCAGTGcctgctcagctcccagccatCGCAGCACATCGAG GAACCCCctggtcagcagcagcaggcagcagacgGCTGCTCTCTGTTGGAGATGGGTTTGTATGCAGCTCACTGCCCACTGCAGAGCCTCGACTGGAaatcacagagcagagcagcactttgTGGGACAGACCTCCATCCGTTGCCGGGCTCCCATCAGCCTGGGTCCAACCCCGGGGCTTTGGAgagtggcagcagcactgcgGGACACACAGCATCGCTGTGCTCAGCTCAGGGCTCAGTCCACATCCCCTCCTCTCCTCAAAAGGACACAACCACTGCCCCCAAAACGCTGTTAGGAATTACCTTTATGGTGCTTTTCCAGAATCCCCCATTAAACCAACAGGAAGGAGTAACTGCAGTTATCCCCCCTGGCTGCTGATTGCACAGAGCCACGCGGGGCCCCGGGCTGCTCACAAAGTCAGGCCAGGCTTCCAGTTTATACAGTTTAATACATGTGAAACAAGATACATTTCCTTTTGA
- the LOC104913493 gene encoding voltage-dependent T-type calcium channel subunit alpha-1H-like: MWQPGLEEGISQITSKSDVAPTTFVWNFPIDITFKSTNPSGCGCCGDTLRECTREDKHCLSYLPVISPVYFVTFVLIAQFVLVNVVVAVLMKHLEESNKEAKEDAEMDAEIELEMSRGASTSATSGSRGGAVALESRAPCRSQEAMKSEPAVQAKHQALEALSCENVSVAIPDTLEGAETPMMEIPSFCSVSHHVLTPSHHPRGREAEGGMASPQPQDSQNLLTVRKISVSRMHSLPNDSYMFRPVMPAKAPFPLHEVEMETYPCKSQRGSITSIRSQPVGTCSSLRVPPESLHVAVRSPGREGWHRWKVLPPHIVPRSPTLNKLLCRQEAVRTDSVDGHPPDPKDNVQAEHGEMPPSPKHPQHTLTPSPLHLAASSLPCSPPRSPPTSPHRHPSLTRKHSRSQHGVSSPTESPPSSQGCLLEPSDLADEEVRHINSSAKDWGEHSEAGSCSTSPFVSPAASPVPLKNCSTSSLAAGSSKERDLKKFYSIDTKGFLTKPSWGDDQRRHSIEICPSVRDGDCGFEERAEEKPRSPAHIQPESEYIHGARRKKKMSPPCISIDPPMEDDGGAASRTKASENSMLRRRTPSCEFPAYREPLEPAEAQPGEPGCKAERRAQHLAIPGFSFEQSDGGGSLSSLSDLLDSGRSTPDCELRKPEPLKTQRSNAEKSKELLSVAKSPVRMQDLVTVATEEDIDEPV; encoded by the exons ATGTGGCAACCG GGCCTGGAGGAGGGCATCTCCCAGATCACCTCCAAGAGCGACGTCGCGCCCACCACCTTCGTCTGGAACTTCCCCATCGACATCACCTTCAAGAGCACCAACCCGTCCGGCTGTGGGTGCTGCGGG GACACTCTCCGGGAATGCACCCGGGAAGACAAGCACTGCCTCAGCTACCTGCCTGTTATCTCTCCTGTCTACTTTGTCACCTTCGTCCTCATCGCACAGTTCGTCCTGGTCAACGTGGTGGTGGCTGTGCTGATGAAGCACTTGGAGGAGAGCAACAAGGAGGCCAAGGAGGATGCTGAGATGGATGCTGAGATCGAGCTGGAGATGTCCCGAGGAGCAAGCACATCAGCCACCAGTGGCAGCAGGGGAGGTGCAGTGGCCCTGGAGAGTAGAGCACCCTGCAGAAGTCAGGAGGCCATGAAGTcagagccagcagtgcaggCGAAGCACCAAGCCCTG GAGGCGCTGAGCTGTGAGAACGTGTCTGTAGCCATCCCAGACACGCTGGAGGGGGCTGAGACTCCCATGATGGAAATCCCGTCCTTCTGCTCTGTTTCCCACCATGTCCTGACACCTTCCCACCACCCCCGAGGCCGCGAGGCTGAG GGAGGCATGGCCAGCCCGCAGCCTCAGGACTCCCAGAACCTGCTGACGGTCCGCAAGATCTCCGTTTCACGCATGCACTCCTTGCCCAATGACAGCTACATGTTCCGGCCTGTGATGCCAGCCAAAGCTCCCTTTCCCCTCCACGAGGTGGAGATGGAGACGTATCCCTGCAAGTCACAGCGAG GGTCCATCACCTCCATCCGCTCGCAGCCCGTGGGGACGTGCTCCTCCTTGAGGGTCCCTCCCGAGTCCCTCCATGTGGCTGTGCGCTCCCCCGGCCGCGAGGGCTGGCACCGCTGGAAGGTCCTTCCCCCGCACATCGTCCCCCGCTCTCCTACTCTGAACAAGCTGCTGTGCCGGCAG GAGGCCGTTCGGACAGACTCGGTGGACGGACACCCTCCAGACCCCAAGGACAACGTGCAAGCAGAGCATGGAGAGATGCCACCATCACCAAAGCACCCTCAGCACACCCTCACCCCCAGCCCTCTCCACCTTGCAGCCTCCTCCCTGCCGTGCTCCCCTCCACGCTCCCCACCAACCTCCCCACACCGGCACCCATCGCTGACTCGGAAACACTCCCGCAGCCAGCACGGGGTCTCCAGTCCCACCGAGAGCCCCCCAAGCTCCCAGGGCTGCCTCCTGGAGCCCTCCGACCTGGCTGACGAGGAGGTTCGCCACATCAACAGCTCAGCCAAAGACTGGGGGGAGCACTCGGAGGCCGGGAGCTGCTCCACGTCACCGTTCGTCTCGCCGGCCGCATCGCCGGTGCCCTTGAAGAATTGCAGCACAAGCAgcctggcagcaggcagcagcaaggagagggaCTTGAAGAAGTTTTACAGCATCGATACGAAGGGCTTCCTCACCAAGCCCAGCTGGGGGGATGACCAAAGGCGGCACTCCATCGAGATCTGCCCCTCCGTCCGTGATGGGGACTGCGGCTTCGAGGAGCGCGCCGAGGAAAAGCCACGCTCCCCCGCCCACATCCAACCGGAGTCTGAGTACATCCATGGAGCCCggaggaagaagaagatgaGCCCTCCCTGCATTTCTATAGATCCTCCCATGGAGGATGACGGCGGGGCGGCCTCGCGCACCAAAGCCTCCGAGAACAGCATGCTGCGCCGCAGGACCCCATCCTGCGAGTTCCCGGCGTACCGAGAGCCCCTGGAGCCGGCGGAGGCGCAGCCGGGGGAGCCGGGCTGCAAAGCAGAGCGCCGTGCCCAGCACCTCGCCATCCCCGGCTTCTCCTTCGAGCAGTCGGATGGCGGCGgctccctgagcagcctctCGGATCTGCTGGACAGTGGGCGATCCACACCGGACTGCGAACTGAGAAAGCCGGAGCCCTTAAAAACTCAACGGAGCAACGCCgagaaaagcaaagagctgctcaGCGTGGCCAAGAGCCCCGTCCGGATGCAGGACTTGGTGACTGTTGCGACAGAAGAAGACATCGACGAGCCCGTATAG